In Daucus carota subsp. sativus chromosome 4, DH1 v3.0, whole genome shotgun sequence, one DNA window encodes the following:
- the LOC108217833 gene encoding cytochrome P450 81Q32 produces MESVSLFLCFPALLFITAALYLYNQLYTNLPPSPFPALPIIGHLWLLKKPLHKALSRLSTKYGSVFYLIYGSRRVLVVSSASAAEECFTKNDVVFANRPNILFGKYLGNNFTSIVWVGYGEYWRNLRKLCAQEILSPHRLQKLAVIRVEEVRSMVRRFYGLSRGGVEVVEMRPVFFELLFNVLTRMIAGKRYYGEESGKTEEAKRFQEIMKETARLASVADMGDFVTVLKWFWFRDLEKQFVELSKRRDVFMQNLIDECRDSGSQGENRTLIQILLDLNEANPDYYKDDVIKSLMQTLLQAGVSTSVDSLEWAMSLLVNNPEVLHKAQNEIDSVVGKDGLITEAHLAELPYLRYIMNETLRMYPVARFLIPHESSEECTVGGFRVPRGTMLLVDVKAVQNDPKIWGDPEVFRPERFQEANVGFGFMPFGSGRRKCPGEGLATRVVVLALGAMIQCFNWDRIGEEMVDMTEGQGLFGPKAVSLKAKCGARPNMVSLLSEL; encoded by the exons ATGGAGAGTGTGAGCTTGTTCCTCTGTTTTCCTGCCCTGTTATTCATAACAGCTGCTCTGTATCTTTACAATCAGCTCTATACCAATCTTCCACCAAGCCCTTTCCCTGCCTTGCCAATAATTGGCCACCTTTGGCTCCTGAAGAAGCCTCTGCACAAGGCTCTCTCCAGGCTCTCCACCAAGTACGGTTCCGTCTTTTATCTTATCTATGGCTCTCGACGAGTCCTCGTCGTGTCCTCTGCTTCAGCTGCAGAGGAGTGTTTCACGAAGAATGATGTGGTTTTTGCCAACAGGCCTAATATTCTGTTTGGGAAGTACTTGGGGAACAATTTTACCAGCATTGTTTGGGTGGGGTACGGGGAGTACTGGAGGAATTTACGTAAGCTCTGCGCGCAGGAGATTCTGTCGCCTCATAGGCTGCAGAAGCTGGCGGTGATCAGGGTAGAGGAGGTGAGGTCTATGGTGAGGAGGTTTTATGGTTTGTCTAGGGGTGGAGTTGAGGTGGTGGAGATGAGGCCTGTTTTTTTTGAGCTTTTGTTTAATGTGCTGACTAGGATGATCGCGGGGAAGAGGTATTATGGGGAGGAGTCAGGGAAGACGGAGGAGGCTAAGCGGTTTCAGGAGATCATGAAGGAGACTGCTAGGCTGGCAAGTGTCGCGGATATGGGGGATTTTGTGACGGTTTTGAAGTGGTTTTGGTTTAGGGATTTGGAGAAGCAGTTTGTTGAATTGAGTAAGAGGAGGGATGTGTTTATGCAGAATTTGATTGATGAGTGTCGTGATTCGGGGAGTCAAGGggagaatagaactttgattcAGATTTTGTTGGATTTGAATGAGGCTAATCCGGATTACTACAAAGATGATGTGATTAAAAGCCTGATGCAG ACGCTCTTACAGGCAGGAGTTAGTACTTCAGTCGATTCACTGGAATGGGCAATGTCACTTTTGGTTAATAATCCAGAAGTGTTACACAAAGCTCAAAATGAAATCGACAGTGTTGTGGGAAAAGATGGTCTAATTACAGAAGCACATTTGGCTGAGCTTCCTTACTTGCGTTACATTATGAATGAGACTCTGAGAATGTATCCAGTAGCGCGATTTCTGATACCCCATGAGTCCTCCGAGGAATGTACAGTAGGGGGATTTCGTGTTCCTCGTGGAACTATGCTGCTGGTTGACGTGAAGGCTGTACAAAATGACCCGAAAATCTGGGGAGACCCTGAGGTGTTTAGGCCTGAGAGGTTCCAGGAGGCGAATGTGGGGTTTGGGTTTATGCCATTCGGGTCAGGGAGAAGGAAGTGTCCTGGAGAAGGGCTGGCTACGCGGGTCGTTGTATTGGCATTAGGGGCCATGATTCAGTGCTTTAACTGGGACCGGATTGGTGAAGAGATGGTTGATATGACTGAAGGCCAGGGCCTTTTTGGTCCCAAAGCTGTGAGCTTGAAGGCCAAGTGTGGAGCTCGACCAAACATGGTGAGCCTTCTATCTGAACTCTGA
- the LOC108217923 gene encoding homeobox-leucine zipper protein ATHB-6, producing MKRFSSLYPPQEKQQQEENCHHSRDFQAMLDGLEDKDSISIDEVEQNGDKKRRLSHNQVKALEKNFEVDNKLDPCKKVALAHELGLQPRQVAVWFQNRRARWKIKQLETDYNNLKANYESLRLNYGQLEQNKHSLTSELKELKAKLDNENVDKKTSLYESESTGHRRSWNEPEPSNSTNNLVEPKVSPYSDSSVFNQEPIRGFQLLPAPHEDLSNPGPDFCFPSQMNPYEELMHSKSVLGNAHQQQWTEMEEASPFGSVDESCNIYSVDPVLTFGW from the exons AG AGAAGCAGCAGCAAGAGGAGAATTGTCATCACAGCAGAGATTTTCAGGCAATGCTGGATGGTTTGGAGGATAAAGACAGCATAAGCATCGATGAAGTAGAGCAGAATGGGGACAAGAAAAGGCGATTGAGCCACAATCAAGTGAAGGCCTTGGAGAAGAATTTTGAAGTGGATAACAAGCTCGATCCTTGTAAGAAGGTGGCACTGGCTCATGAATTAGGCCTCCAGCCGCGACAGGTTGCAGTGTGGTTCCAGAATCGTCGTGCTCGTTGGAAAATAAAGCAGCTGGAGACGGATTACAACAATCTTAAAGCCAATTATGAATCTCTCAGGCTGAATTACGGTCAGCTTGAGCAGAACAAACACAGTCTGACAAGCGAG TTGAAAGAGTTGAAAGCCAAGCTTGACAATGaaaatgtagacaagaaaacgTCGTTGTATGAATCAGAAAGCACGGGGCATAGAAGGAGCTGGAATGAGCCTGAACCATCTAACAGTACAAACAACTTAGTAGAGCCTAAAGTGTCGCCTTACAGTGATTCCAGTGTTTTTAATCAAGAACCTATTCGCGGCTTTCAGTTGCTACCAGCACCTCATGAGGACTTGTCAAATCCAGGCCCGGACTTCTGTTTTCCGTCTCAAATGAATCCTTATGAAGAGCTTATGCATTCAAAAAGTGTACTGGGGAACGCACACCAGCAGCAATGGACGGAGATGGAAGAGGCGTCTCCTTTTGGTAGTGTAGACGAATCCTGCAACATCTACTCAGTCGATCCAGTGCTCACCTTCGGCTGGTAA